In Thermomonas carbonis, a single genomic region encodes these proteins:
- the radA gene encoding DNA repair protein RadA, whose amino-acid sequence MSKPAAKTASQKRRSAYVCTECGADHAKWQGQCEACGAWNSLSEIVLESAAQAASPASRRSGWAGKVDVAQVVALADVRHTEHARTSTGIGEFDRVLGGGLAEGAVVLVGGDPGIGKSTLLLQALAKMAPSLPGLYVTGEESLAQVAGRAVRLGLPLDGLQALAETCVERILEHAVQARPKLLIADSIQTLWTDTLTAAPGSVSQVRESAARLVRYAKETGTAVFLVGHVTKEGGIAGPRVLEHMVDAVLYFEGDAGSRFRVLRAFKNRFGAVNELGVFAMSDGGLREVPNPSAIFLSGSGTPQPGSCVMVTREGTRPLLVEVQALVDASPLSNPRRVVVGLEGNRLAMLLAVLHRHGGVMVGDQDVFVNVVGGIRVQETAADLPVLLAVLSSLRDKPLAEKTIAFGEVGLSGEIRPVPNGEERLNEAATHGFKRAIVPKGNAPKSGSYKGMEVVAVERLADALEHA is encoded by the coding sequence ATGTCCAAGCCCGCCGCAAAAACAGCTTCGCAAAAGCGCCGCAGCGCCTACGTGTGCACCGAATGCGGGGCCGATCACGCCAAGTGGCAGGGCCAGTGCGAAGCCTGCGGAGCGTGGAACTCGCTGAGCGAAATCGTGCTGGAAAGTGCAGCGCAGGCGGCCTCGCCGGCATCGCGGCGCAGCGGTTGGGCGGGCAAGGTCGATGTCGCCCAGGTCGTCGCATTGGCCGACGTGCGTCACACCGAACACGCGCGCACCTCGACCGGCATCGGCGAGTTCGACCGCGTGCTCGGCGGCGGCTTGGCGGAAGGTGCGGTGGTCTTGGTCGGTGGCGATCCGGGCATCGGCAAATCCACCTTGCTGCTGCAGGCGCTGGCGAAGATGGCTCCGAGCCTGCCCGGCCTGTACGTGACCGGCGAAGAGTCGCTGGCCCAGGTCGCTGGCCGCGCAGTGCGCCTGGGCTTGCCGCTGGACGGCCTGCAGGCGCTGGCCGAGACCTGCGTGGAACGCATCCTCGAGCACGCGGTGCAGGCCAGGCCGAAGCTGCTGATCGCCGACTCCATCCAGACCCTGTGGACCGACACCTTGACTGCCGCGCCGGGCTCGGTCAGCCAGGTACGCGAGTCCGCGGCGCGACTGGTGCGCTATGCCAAGGAGACCGGCACCGCGGTGTTCCTGGTCGGCCACGTGACCAAGGAAGGCGGCATCGCCGGTCCGCGCGTGCTCGAGCACATGGTCGACGCGGTGCTGTATTTCGAGGGCGATGCCGGCAGCCGGTTCCGCGTGCTGCGCGCGTTCAAGAACCGCTTCGGCGCGGTCAACGAGCTGGGCGTGTTCGCGATGTCGGATGGCGGCCTGCGCGAAGTGCCGAATCCGTCGGCGATCTTCCTGTCCGGTAGCGGTACGCCACAGCCCGGCAGTTGCGTGATGGTGACGCGCGAAGGTACGCGACCGTTGCTGGTCGAGGTGCAGGCGCTGGTCGATGCCTCGCCGCTGTCGAATCCACGGCGCGTGGTCGTTGGCTTGGAAGGCAACCGCCTGGCGATGCTGCTGGCGGTGCTGCATCGCCACGGCGGGGTGATGGTGGGCGACCAGGATGTGTTCGTGAACGTGGTCGGCGGCATCCGCGTGCAGGAAACGGCGGCCGACCTGCCGGTGCTGCTGGCGGTGTTGTCCTCGCTGCGCGACAAGCCGCTGGCGGAGAAGACCATCGCGTTCGGCGAAGTCGGCCTGAGTGGCGAAATCCGGCCAGTCCCGAATGGCGAGGAGCGTTTGAACGAGGCCGCGACCCACGGTTTCAAGCGCGCGATCGTGCCGAAAGGCAACGCACCGAAGTCAGGCAGCTACAAGGGCATGGAAGTCGTCGCGGTGGAGCGGCTGGCGGACGCGCTGGAACACGCGTGA
- a CDS encoding transcriptional regulator has translation MKMQERIRRARRRAGFSQTGLAAAVDVRRSAVSNWESADGVLPSMHNLLAIAKACRVSLEWLGTGRGGISTDPEALAEVPAADAELVDVEEERILLAGFRELPRRSQQLVLDLVDTLQSSRRRAGQA, from the coding sequence ATGAAGATGCAGGAACGGATCCGCCGCGCGCGCCGGCGTGCGGGGTTTTCACAGACCGGCCTGGCGGCAGCGGTGGACGTGCGCCGCAGCGCGGTTTCCAACTGGGAGTCCGCCGATGGTGTGCTGCCCTCGATGCATAACCTGCTGGCGATCGCCAAGGCCTGTCGGGTTTCGCTGGAATGGCTGGGCACCGGCCGCGGCGGCATCTCGACCGATCCCGAGGCCTTGGCCGAGGTACCGGCCGCCGATGCGGAATTGGTCGATGTCGAGGAAGAACGCATCCTGCTTGCCGGATTCCGCGAGCTGCCGCGGCGCTCGCAGCAGTTGGTGCTGGACCTGGTCGACACCCTGCAGTCCAGCCGCCGCCGCGCGGGACAGGCGTGA
- the ispH gene encoding 4-hydroxy-3-methylbut-2-enyl diphosphate reductase, protein MDILLANPRGFCAGVDRAIEIVKRAIETLGAPIYVRHEVVHNKFVVDDLKARGAIFVEELDEVPDGNTVIFSAHGVSQAVRREADRRGLKVFDATCPLVTKVHLEVARQCRNGRDMVLIGHAGHPEVEGTMGQWNREGGVGTIHLVEDIDDVATLDIGQPGNCSFTTQTTLSVDDTRDIIAALKARFPQMQGPKNDDICYATQNRQDAVRELVGEGCDAVLVVGSPNSSNSNRLRELAEREGAAAWLIDGAEEIDPAWVAGRKRIGVTAGASAPDVLVQGVLVRLRELGAVGVRDLHGEPEDMVFALPKELRLRLVD, encoded by the coding sequence ATGGACATCCTGCTCGCCAATCCGCGTGGCTTCTGTGCCGGCGTCGACCGCGCCATCGAGATCGTCAAGCGTGCCATCGAGACGCTGGGCGCTCCGATCTACGTGCGCCATGAAGTCGTGCACAACAAGTTCGTGGTCGACGACCTGAAGGCGCGCGGCGCGATCTTCGTCGAGGAACTGGACGAAGTGCCGGACGGCAACACGGTGATCTTCAGTGCACATGGCGTGTCGCAGGCCGTACGCCGTGAAGCCGACCGGCGCGGATTGAAGGTATTCGACGCCACCTGTCCGCTGGTGACCAAGGTGCACCTGGAAGTCGCGCGGCAATGCCGCAACGGCCGCGACATGGTGCTGATCGGCCATGCCGGGCATCCGGAAGTCGAAGGCACGATGGGTCAGTGGAACCGCGAGGGCGGGGTGGGGACGATCCATCTGGTCGAGGACATCGACGATGTCGCGACTCTCGACATCGGCCAGCCGGGGAATTGCTCGTTCACCACCCAGACCACGTTGAGCGTGGATGACACCCGCGACATCATCGCCGCCCTGAAGGCCCGCTTCCCTCAGATGCAGGGTCCGAAGAACGATGACATCTGCTATGCGACGCAGAACCGCCAGGACGCCGTGCGCGAGCTGGTCGGCGAGGGCTGCGACGCGGTGCTGGTGGTCGGTTCGCCGAACAGCTCCAACTCCAACCGCCTGCGTGAACTCGCCGAGCGCGAGGGCGCGGCCGCCTGGCTGATCGATGGTGCCGAGGAGATCGATCCCGCGTGGGTGGCCGGGCGCAAGCGCATCGGCGTGACCGCGGGCGCTTCCGCGCCGGACGTGCTGGTGCAGGGCGTGCTGGTGCGATTGCGCGAACTCGGCGCAGTCGGCGTGCGCGACCTGCATGGCGAACCCGAGGACATGGTGTTCGCCCTGCCCAAGGAATTGCGCCTGCGCCTGGTCGACTGA
- the lspA gene encoding signal peptidase II yields MAAVKPNALPWLGASALVLVLDQLTKAWVLASLPEYTAVPVIDGFWNWYRTYNTGAAFSFLADAGGWQKWFFTVLAFGISGLMAWMLRGTRRNDWKQALPLALVIGGAIGNVIDRLVHGHVIDFIQWHIGEHYWPAFNIADCAVVGGAIGIALFGLFSGKPKTKAG; encoded by the coding sequence ATGGCCGCGGTGAAGCCCAATGCGCTTCCCTGGCTCGGCGCCTCCGCGCTGGTGCTGGTGCTGGACCAGCTGACCAAGGCCTGGGTGCTGGCGTCGCTGCCGGAATACACCGCGGTGCCGGTGATCGACGGCTTCTGGAACTGGTATCGCACCTACAACACCGGTGCGGCTTTCAGTTTCCTGGCCGATGCCGGCGGCTGGCAGAAATGGTTCTTCACCGTGCTGGCGTTCGGCATCAGTGGACTGATGGCGTGGATGCTCAGGGGAACAAGGCGCAACGACTGGAAGCAGGCGCTGCCGCTGGCGCTGGTGATCGGCGGCGCGATCGGCAATGTCATCGATCGCCTTGTGCATGGCCACGTGATCGACTTCATCCAGTGGCACATCGGCGAACACTACTGGCCGGCGTTCAACATCGCCGATTGCGCGGTGGTCGGTGGCGCGATCGGCATCGCGCTGTTCGGGCTGTTCTCCGGCAAGCCGAAGACCAAGGCGGGATAA
- the ileS gene encoding isoleucine--tRNA ligase, with protein MRGDLPKREPDTLARWESQGLYTQLRAHAAGRPRFVLHDGPPYANGAIHLGHAVNKILKDIIVKSKTVAGFDAPYIPGWDCHGLPIEIAIEKKWGKVGVKLDAVEFRQKCRDYANEQIDVQRRDFKRLGVLGDWEHPYRTLDFKFEADEIRALAKVVENGHLLRGVKPVYWCFDCGSALAEAEIEYQDKVSPAVDVAYSARNPQALSRAFGSELPEGVEVALPIWTTTPWTLPASLAISMGPDLEYVLVEGPVAASGARRWLVLAEALVEKALKRYGVDEVVVLGRALGEKLEGMLFAHPFYDERDIPVLLGDHVSAEDGTGAVHTAPGHGQEDFVVSQKYRLVEQYSAAQLNPVDGRGVYLPSTPPANGVELAGLHVWKANDVLVEVLRASGHLLAFSKLTHSYPHCWRHKTPVAFRATPQWFISMDQANLRRDALAAIKTVTWYPEWGEARIAGMIDGRPDWTISRQRTWGVPIALFVHRETGEPHPRSVEVMRQVADRVEQGGVDVWYSLDAAELLGDEAKDYDRITDILDVWFDSGITHEAVLLERGLGKPADLYLEGSDQHRGWFQSSLLTGVAIDKAAPYRQCLTHGFTVDEHGRKMSKSLGNGIEPQDIMKTLGADILRLWIASADYSNEMSLSQEILKRNADAYRRIRNTARFLLGNLHGFEPARHLRPLEDMVALDRWIVHRAWQVQEDIAAAYARYDFAAVVQSLMNFCSVDLGSLYLDVTKDRLYTMGEDSRGRRSAQSAMFRITEAFVRWIAPVLSFTADEMWGYLPGERVDNVLFATWYDGLAPLPSEAALSITDFDNLLQVRDQVAKVLEPMRAAGEIGAALQAEIELRCGVSDQNWLAPLADELRFLLISGDVRVVPDAEAKGAIGVFAQPTTKAKCVRCWHHRADVGVHAAHPQLCGRCVSNIEGPGEDRMWF; from the coding sequence ATGCGCGGCGACCTGCCCAAGCGCGAGCCGGACACGCTGGCGCGCTGGGAATCGCAGGGCCTGTACACGCAACTGCGCGCGCATGCCGCCGGTCGACCGCGCTTCGTCCTGCATGACGGCCCGCCCTATGCGAACGGTGCGATCCACCTGGGCCACGCGGTCAACAAGATCCTCAAGGACATCATCGTCAAGTCGAAGACGGTGGCCGGCTTCGATGCGCCGTACATCCCGGGCTGGGACTGCCACGGCCTGCCGATCGAGATCGCGATCGAGAAGAAGTGGGGCAAGGTCGGGGTGAAGCTGGATGCGGTCGAGTTCCGGCAGAAGTGCCGGGACTATGCCAACGAGCAGATCGACGTGCAGCGCCGCGATTTCAAGCGCCTGGGCGTGCTCGGCGATTGGGAACATCCGTATCGCACCCTCGATTTCAAGTTCGAGGCCGACGAGATCCGCGCGCTGGCGAAGGTCGTCGAGAACGGCCACCTGCTGCGCGGCGTCAAGCCGGTCTACTGGTGCTTCGATTGCGGCTCGGCGTTGGCCGAGGCGGAGATCGAATACCAGGACAAGGTCTCGCCCGCGGTCGACGTGGCGTACAGCGCTCGCAACCCGCAGGCGCTGAGCCGAGCCTTCGGCAGCGAATTGCCGGAAGGCGTCGAGGTCGCGCTGCCGATCTGGACCACCACGCCGTGGACGCTGCCGGCGTCGCTGGCGATTTCGATGGGCCCGGATCTTGAATACGTGCTGGTCGAAGGCCCGGTCGCCGCGAGCGGTGCGCGTCGCTGGCTGGTGCTGGCCGAAGCGCTGGTCGAGAAGGCATTGAAGCGCTACGGCGTGGACGAGGTCGTGGTGCTCGGACGCGCGCTCGGCGAAAAACTCGAAGGCATGTTGTTCGCGCATCCGTTCTATGACGAACGCGACATCCCGGTCCTGCTCGGCGACCACGTCAGTGCAGAAGACGGCACCGGCGCCGTGCACACTGCTCCCGGCCACGGTCAGGAAGATTTCGTGGTGTCGCAGAAGTACCGCCTGGTCGAACAATATTCGGCCGCACAGCTCAACCCTGTCGATGGCCGCGGCGTGTACCTGCCGTCGACGCCGCCTGCGAATGGCGTCGAACTGGCCGGCCTGCATGTGTGGAAGGCCAACGACGTGCTGGTCGAGGTGCTGCGTGCAAGCGGGCACCTGCTCGCGTTCTCGAAGCTCACCCACAGCTATCCGCATTGCTGGCGGCACAAGACGCCGGTCGCGTTCCGCGCCACCCCGCAATGGTTCATCTCCATGGATCAGGCCAACCTGCGCCGCGATGCACTGGCGGCGATCAAGACTGTCACCTGGTATCCCGAATGGGGCGAGGCGCGCATCGCCGGCATGATCGACGGGCGTCCGGACTGGACGATCTCGCGCCAGCGCACCTGGGGCGTACCCATCGCGTTGTTCGTGCATCGCGAAACCGGCGAGCCGCATCCGCGCAGCGTCGAGGTGATGCGGCAGGTCGCCGATCGCGTCGAGCAGGGTGGCGTGGATGTCTGGTATTCGCTGGATGCCGCGGAGCTGCTCGGCGACGAGGCGAAGGACTACGACCGCATCACCGACATCCTCGATGTCTGGTTCGATTCCGGCATCACCCATGAAGCGGTGCTGCTGGAACGCGGCCTCGGCAAGCCGGCGGATCTGTATCTCGAAGGTTCCGACCAGCACCGCGGCTGGTTCCAGAGCTCGCTGCTGACCGGCGTCGCCATCGACAAGGCCGCTCCGTACCGGCAATGCCTGACCCACGGCTTCACCGTGGACGAGCACGGCCGCAAGATGTCGAAGTCGCTGGGCAATGGCATCGAGCCGCAGGACATCATGAAGACGCTGGGCGCGGACATCCTGCGCCTGTGGATCGCGTCCGCCGATTACAGCAACGAGATGTCGCTGTCGCAGGAGATCCTCAAGCGCAACGCGGATGCCTATCGGCGCATCCGCAATACCGCGCGCTTCCTGCTCGGCAACCTTCACGGCTTCGAGCCCGCGCGCCACCTGCGCCCGCTGGAGGACATGGTCGCGCTGGATCGCTGGATCGTGCATCGCGCCTGGCAGGTGCAGGAAGACATCGCCGCGGCGTATGCGCGCTACGACTTCGCCGCAGTGGTGCAGTCGCTGATGAATTTCTGCAGCGTGGACCTGGGCTCGCTGTACCTCGACGTCACCAAGGACCGCCTGTACACGATGGGCGAGGACTCGCGCGGGCGCCGTAGCGCTCAGTCGGCGATGTTCCGCATCACCGAGGCCTTCGTCCGCTGGATCGCGCCGGTGCTCAGCTTCACCGCCGACGAGATGTGGGGTTACCTGCCCGGCGAACGCGTCGACAACGTGTTGTTCGCGACCTGGTACGACGGGTTGGCACCGTTGCCTTCCGAGGCGGCGTTGTCGATCACCGACTTCGACAACCTGCTGCAAGTGCGCGACCAGGTCGCGAAGGTGCTGGAACCCATGCGCGCCGCCGGCGAGATTGGTGCCGCACTGCAGGCGGAGATCGAGCTGCGCTGCGGCGTGTCCGACCAGAACTGGCTGGCGCCGCTGGCCGACGAACTGCGCTTCCTGCTGATCAGCGGCGACGTCCGCGTGGTGCCCGATGCCGAGGCCAAGGGCGCGATCGGCGTGTTCGCGCAGCCGACCACGAAGGCCAAATGCGTGCGCTGCTGGCACCACCGTGCGGACGTGGGTGTGCATGCGGCGCACCCGCAGTTGTGCGGGCGTTGCGTCTCCAACATCGAAGGGCCGGGCGAAGACCGGATGTGGTTCTGA
- a CDS encoding bifunctional riboflavin kinase/FAD synthetase, with protein MKPLFRDAISASDSRGPLSPQGSVACIGAFDGLHLGHQALVGRAVARARSLGMPAVALSFEPLPREFFAKDAKPPRLMLPRAKLQGLHDLGCDSVGLLRFNAKLASMPAEDFVRDMLVERLRAREVWVGPGFRFGKGRAGDIGLLQAMGQAHGFSAQAIEPVHCGDGERVSSTRIRAALTGGDFDTASRLLGRPYAIGGHVVHGKQLGRTLGYPTANLRFGNKTPALRGIYATWVHGVAEHPWPSVSSFGTRPTVDGLEPLLEAHLFDFAGDLYGRRIEVEFVARLRDEEKFPDLDSLVVQMRRDDAQARAILTLQAPQRASA; from the coding sequence ATGAAGCCTCTCTTCCGCGACGCCATTTCCGCTTCGGACAGCCGCGGGCCACTGAGCCCGCAGGGCAGCGTCGCCTGCATCGGTGCCTTTGACGGCCTGCACCTGGGCCACCAGGCGCTGGTCGGCCGCGCCGTGGCGCGCGCGCGTTCGCTTGGGATGCCGGCGGTTGCACTGAGCTTCGAACCGTTGCCGCGCGAATTTTTTGCCAAGGATGCCAAGCCGCCGCGCCTGATGCTGCCGCGGGCGAAGCTCCAGGGCCTGCACGACCTCGGTTGCGACAGCGTCGGCCTGCTGCGTTTCAACGCAAAGCTTGCGTCGATGCCGGCCGAGGACTTCGTGCGCGACATGTTGGTCGAACGCTTGCGCGCGCGCGAAGTCTGGGTCGGCCCCGGCTTCCGTTTCGGCAAGGGCAGGGCGGGCGACATCGGCTTGTTGCAGGCGATGGGCCAAGCGCATGGCTTCAGCGCGCAAGCGATCGAGCCGGTGCATTGCGGCGACGGCGAACGCGTCTCCAGCACGCGCATCCGGGCGGCGTTGACGGGCGGCGATTTCGATACCGCCTCGCGCCTGCTCGGTCGCCCGTACGCCATCGGCGGCCACGTCGTCCATGGCAAACAACTCGGCCGCACGCTCGGATATCCCACCGCCAACCTGCGCTTCGGCAACAAGACGCCGGCGCTGCGTGGCATCTACGCGACGTGGGTGCATGGCGTCGCCGAGCATCCGTGGCCCTCGGTCTCCAGCTTCGGCACACGGCCGACCGTGGACGGCTTGGAGCCGTTGCTGGAAGCGCATCTGTTCGACTTCGCCGGCGACCTGTACGGGCGTCGCATCGAAGTGGAATTCGTCGCCCGCTTGCGCGATGAAGAAAAATTCCCCGACCTCGACTCGCTGGTGGTGCAGATGCGCCGCGACGATGCGCAGGCACGGGCCATCCTGACTCTCCAAGCACCGCAGCGAGCCTCCGCGTGA
- the murJ gene encoding murein biosynthesis integral membrane protein MurJ has product MSRLLRSTAVFSAMTFLSRVSGLVRDQVYAIVFGANPAMDVFIAAFRIPNFMRRLSAEGSFSMAFVPVLAEYKEKHGPQAVRELVDRVTGTLLAGLLVVTAVVLLIAPWLTQLVAPGFVPGSEKHALFVEMLRITFPYALFISLASLVGSILNSYQRFAIPALSPVLLNLAMMAAALGLAPLMGGSVKALAWGVFAAGILQLLFQLPALAKLGLLPRPKLDFAHAGVRKILKLMVPTLFGSSVVQFNLLFNTMAASFLIGGSMTWLYYSDRLLEFPLGMFGVAIGTVILPHLSTRHAATDPDGFSKALDWGFRLCLLIGLPACAGLILCAEPLMATLFQYRNFTALDTRMSSWSLIAQSTAVPAFLLVKVLAPAFYSRQDTRTPVKAAIVAVLTNGLCTVGLFAWLLHATPTGQAALQAAGGDWRQALAGIHGVHALLALAIAVAGWVNALQLAWLLRRTGVYRHRPGWGRFLGRLVAATSALVLVVLVFRQAWPAWGDWAWWERSWRLAAMVGGGGVAYASVLLALGMRPRDLRH; this is encoded by the coding sequence ATGAGTCGCTTGCTGCGGTCGACCGCGGTGTTCAGCGCAATGACATTCCTGTCGCGGGTCTCGGGCCTGGTCCGCGACCAGGTGTACGCGATCGTGTTCGGTGCCAATCCGGCGATGGACGTGTTCATCGCCGCCTTCCGCATCCCGAATTTCATGCGCCGGCTGTCGGCCGAGGGCTCGTTCTCGATGGCCTTCGTGCCGGTGTTGGCCGAGTACAAGGAAAAGCACGGCCCGCAGGCGGTGCGCGAGTTGGTGGACCGGGTCACCGGCACCCTGCTGGCCGGGTTGCTGGTGGTGACGGCCGTGGTCCTGCTGATCGCGCCGTGGCTGACCCAGCTGGTCGCGCCTGGTTTCGTGCCCGGCAGCGAGAAGCACGCGCTGTTCGTCGAGATGCTGCGGATCACCTTTCCGTACGCACTGTTCATTTCGCTGGCGTCGCTGGTGGGCAGCATCCTAAACAGCTACCAGCGTTTCGCGATCCCGGCGCTGTCGCCGGTGCTGCTGAACCTGGCGATGATGGCGGCGGCGCTGGGGCTGGCGCCGTTGATGGGCGGCTCGGTCAAGGCGCTGGCCTGGGGCGTGTTCGCTGCCGGCATCCTGCAACTGCTGTTCCAGTTGCCGGCGCTGGCCAAACTGGGCTTGCTGCCGCGCCCGAAGCTCGATTTCGCCCATGCCGGCGTGCGCAAGATCCTCAAGCTGATGGTGCCGACCCTGTTCGGCTCGTCGGTGGTCCAGTTCAACCTGCTGTTCAACACGATGGCGGCGTCGTTCCTGATCGGCGGCAGCATGACCTGGCTCTACTACAGCGATCGCCTGCTGGAATTCCCTCTGGGGATGTTCGGGGTCGCGATCGGCACCGTGATCCTGCCGCACCTGTCGACCCGGCATGCCGCGACCGATCCCGACGGGTTCTCGAAAGCGCTCGACTGGGGATTCCGGCTGTGCCTGCTGATCGGCCTGCCTGCCTGCGCCGGCTTGATCCTGTGCGCCGAGCCACTGATGGCCACGCTGTTCCAGTACCGCAATTTCACGGCGCTGGACACGAGGATGAGCAGCTGGAGCCTGATCGCGCAGTCCACCGCGGTGCCGGCGTTCCTGCTGGTGAAAGTGCTGGCGCCTGCGTTCTATTCGCGGCAGGACACGCGGACGCCGGTGAAGGCTGCGATCGTGGCCGTGTTGACGAATGGGTTGTGCACGGTTGGCCTGTTCGCCTGGCTGTTGCATGCCACGCCGACGGGACAGGCCGCGTTGCAGGCCGCGGGTGGCGATTGGCGGCAGGCGCTGGCCGGGATCCATGGCGTGCATGCGCTGCTGGCGTTGGCGATCGCGGTCGCCGGTTGGGTGAATGCGTTGCAACTGGCCTGGCTGCTGCGGCGCACCGGTGTGTATCGACACCGGCCGGGTTGGGGGCGTTTCCTGGGCCGATTGGTGGCCGCCACGTCGGCCTTGGTGCTGGTGGTGCTGGTGTTCCGCCAGGCATGGCCGGCGTGGGGCGACTGGGCGTGGTGGGAGCGCAGCTGGCGGTTGGCGGCGATGGTCGGCGGCGGCGGCGTAGCCTATGCGAGCGTGTTGCTGGCGCTGGGCATGCGCCCGCGCGACCTGCGCCACTGA
- the rpsT gene encoding 30S ribosomal protein S20 yields MANIKSAKKRAKQTVVRNERNVAQRSMLRTAVKKVIKALDANDADAASAAFITAQPLLDRFAARGLIHKNKAARHKARLTARIKALKAA; encoded by the coding sequence GTGGCCAATATCAAGTCCGCCAAGAAGCGCGCCAAGCAGACCGTCGTGCGCAACGAACGCAACGTCGCCCAGCGCTCCATGCTGCGTACCGCCGTCAAGAAGGTCATCAAGGCGCTCGACGCCAACGATGCCGACGCCGCTTCCGCCGCTTTCATCACCGCACAGCCGCTGCTGGATCGTTTCGCGGCCCGCGGCCTGATCCACAAGAACAAGGCGGCCCGTCACAAGGCCCGCCTGACCGCCCGCATCAAGGCGCTCAAGGCCGCCTGA
- the cgtA gene encoding Obg family GTPase CgtA produces MKLVDEVEITVTAGNGGNGCIAFRREKFIPLGGPNGGDGGNGGDVWVQADENLNTLVDFRHETRFKAQRGENGMGSQMYGKAGEDRIIVVPVGTVVHNLGTDEIIGDLTEHGQRLLVAKGGVGGLGNMHFKSSVNRTPRRATSGTDGEERGLRLELKLLADVGLLGFPNAGKSTFVRAVSAATPKVADYPFTTLYPNLGVVSVEPGRSFVIADIPGLIEGAADGAGLGSLFLRHVQRTRLLLHLVDIAPMEGGIEATPAEQVRAIENELRKYDPAMLEKPRWLVLNKADLMFEDEARAMAESVVAELGWTQPWYLVSAIGREGTRPIMLAVQTFFDRMREDELEAAKDAAHASGDA; encoded by the coding sequence ATGAAACTCGTCGACGAAGTTGAAATCACCGTCACCGCAGGCAACGGCGGCAACGGCTGCATCGCCTTCCGCCGCGAGAAATTCATCCCGCTCGGCGGCCCCAACGGCGGCGACGGCGGCAATGGCGGCGATGTCTGGGTGCAGGCCGACGAGAATCTCAACACCCTGGTCGATTTCCGCCACGAGACGCGCTTCAAGGCTCAGCGCGGCGAAAACGGCATGGGCAGCCAGATGTACGGCAAGGCTGGCGAGGACAGGATCATCGTCGTCCCGGTCGGCACCGTGGTGCACAACCTCGGCACCGACGAAATCATTGGCGACCTGACCGAGCACGGCCAGCGACTGCTGGTCGCCAAGGGTGGCGTGGGTGGCCTCGGCAACATGCACTTCAAGAGCTCGGTCAATCGCACGCCACGCCGCGCCACCTCGGGCACCGATGGTGAAGAGCGCGGCCTGCGGCTGGAACTGAAGCTGCTGGCCGATGTGGGCCTGCTGGGCTTCCCGAATGCCGGCAAGTCCACCTTCGTGCGCGCGGTGTCTGCGGCGACGCCGAAGGTCGCCGACTATCCGTTCACCACGTTGTATCCGAATCTCGGCGTGGTCAGCGTCGAGCCGGGCCGCAGCTTCGTGATCGCCGACATTCCGGGCCTGATCGAAGGTGCCGCCGATGGCGCCGGCCTGGGCAGCTTGTTCCTGCGCCACGTCCAGCGCACTCGCCTGCTGCTGCACCTGGTCGACATCGCGCCGATGGAAGGCGGGATCGAGGCAACGCCCGCGGAGCAGGTGCGGGCGATCGAGAACGAACTGCGCAAGTACGACCCGGCGATGCTGGAGAAGCCGCGCTGGCTGGTGCTCAACAAGGCCGACCTGATGTTCGAGGACGAGGCGAGGGCCATGGCCGAATCGGTCGTCGCCGAGCTTGGCTGGACCCAGCCGTGGTACCTAGTCTCGGCGATCGGCCGCGAAGGTACCCGGCCGATCATGCTGGCGGTGCAGACCTTCTTCGACCGCATGCGCGAGGACGAACTGGAGGCGGCGAAGGACGCCGCACATGCAAGCGGCGATGCTTGA
- the rpmA gene encoding 50S ribosomal protein L27, which produces MAHKKGVGSSRNGRDSNPKYLGVKIYGGQAIEAGNIIIRQRGTQFHPGMGVGLGRDHTLFALIDGKVEFTTKGPKQRRTVNVVAAG; this is translated from the coding sequence ATGGCACATAAAAAGGGCGTAGGCTCCTCGCGCAACGGTCGCGACTCCAATCCGAAGTACCTCGGCGTGAAGATCTATGGCGGCCAGGCGATCGAAGCCGGCAATATCATCATCCGCCAGCGTGGCACCCAGTTTCATCCGGGCATGGGCGTCGGCCTCGGCCGCGACCACACCCTGTTCGCGCTGATCGACGGCAAGGTCGAATTCACGACCAAGGGCCCGAAGCAGCGCCGCACGGTCAATGTCGTCGCCGCCGGTTGA
- the rplU gene encoding 50S ribosomal protein L21 produces the protein MYAVLVTGGKQHRVMQGETLRVEKLEGDVGSELKFDNILMLGDADGIKLGDDIKGASIAAKIVSHGRADKIRIVKFRRRKHHRKQMGHRQYYTEIEITGIAGGDKK, from the coding sequence ATGTACGCAGTTTTGGTCACCGGCGGTAAGCAACACCGCGTGATGCAGGGCGAAACGCTCCGCGTCGAAAAGCTCGAAGGCGATGTCGGCAGCGAACTCAAGTTCGACAACATCCTGATGCTCGGCGATGCCGACGGCATCAAGCTGGGCGACGACATCAAGGGGGCGTCCATCGCCGCCAAGATCGTCAGCCACGGCCGCGCCGACAAGATCCGCATCGTCAAGTTCCGTCGCCGCAAGCACCATCGCAAGCAGATGGGCCACCGGCAGTACTACACCGAAATCGAGATCACCGGCATTGCCGGTGGCGACAAGAAGTAA